The segment CATTTGTTTTTCAGATACTAGCAGATGAAGATAACTTTCAAGGAAATCCAATGGCAAAAAGATGAAATTAGAAGGTATATAATGTAATTTGCTGTTAGAGTGATGTGTCGGTTGGAGGTCTATACCATAGGATGGTATTTGTTACAAGTTATCTTTGTTAGTTAGACATTCCTATTAGGCTTTAGAGTCCTACTCATATTATGTCTTTAGAGTCCTACTCAGAGAATGTCATTGTTTCAGATTTAATATAAAGAGATTGGCTGGCAATAGGTCGTACATCATTTATCGCACAAGCCTTCCTCCCCCAATctttttgtctctctctctcaattctcTTCTTCACAAGTTCTGGTTTAGCTTTCTTTCCATGGTATAAGagccatgaagaagaagaagaaaaatagggtGTCATGCgttttattattgttataaaatatatatatatatatataaaataaatctctAATTAGTTTACTGGTTCGTTTGCTTATTTCCGTTGTCAGTTGTTCACCGGTTCTAGTTTGCTGGTTGATTTGCTGCTACTTTGCAGAACAGATATAATAAGCCTTCGTATGTTGCTCTGTTAAGCATCGATGATGCTATCGTTTACTACTTGTGTTCACAGTTATATTGAGTTTCTCAATGGGTCTATGCTCCCGCCGCTGTTCTTTTTCAGTCAGTCAAAGGGTTATGTCCGTGATTTCTGGTTTTCTGCTATTGATTTGATGTAGCTACTGAATCGATTTCAATATACTGCTTTTGCTGCTTCACTTCATCAGTTGATGAATCTTGCTGCTAAACTAGGTCTGCTATAGCAAGTTTTCTACTATGGATTTGCGGGTTTGCATCTACTCGTGGGTTTCATTCATTTAATCTGTACCAGATTTGGATTACATTGTTCGAAGATTTACTGGTCTCTGTGAAATTACCGCCGCTCTGATTTCCACCTCTGGTTTTGGGGGATTAAAAGGTTGAAGACTCTCGTTGATTTACTAAAACCAAACTCTTTCTTAATCTCTTCGATTGCGAGTGTTCTGGTTTGCTGCTGCTCCCCCATGCCTGACTTTCTGCTGGCTTTCTGGTTTCGTGTATGCCAAGGTTGAAGATGGTGTAGCTTTCCCTATCGTGAGAGGTCTCCTTGTTTGTCCTTTGGCCATCATTAATTTCCACTTTAACTTTTACCCCTAACACTCTTATTAATTACTGGTTGCCATTATATTTTGTTCCCTCCCTAGTTTACCCCTCCACTAAGTCGTTGCATTCTATTCACTTGATTCCTACTAATTACAAGTTTGCCACTCATTATTAAAAACTTCAATTTAATTACAGCCCTGCCACTCCCCCTTGAGAATTTgatatatttaccaaaattACCATCAGCTTTGGATTAATTGAGTTCTATTATTTGGGTGGGTTTATACCGAACCGACCTAGGTTTCACATCAATTGGGGATTGCATGAAGTAATTACATAGTTGCCATTGGGTATATGTATGTACCATATTATTGGCTTATTGCTTTGATGGGCCAGAGATCACCTCAATTTGGAATTTGCACTTTTTTGGAAAGTTGGTACTTGCATGATGTTGTGATTGGAAATAATTTGCTACTGTGCAGGgagattgaaaatttttctatgTGATGCTCTTGATTATGGGATTATTTGGGATGATCATCCTTTGAGATGTTGATTATTGGAATTATTTATCCACGTATCAAGCTACacatgggggggggggagattggGGATTATCATCAGTGGTTGGAGTTTCTGTCTGCTCAAGAATATTTCAGCTggaggatttattttttttttttggggcgtAAAAAGTTGAAGAAGGATTTACTGTTATGTATTTGCTCGTGTGAGCCCTCAgcaactattttatcttttgaataTCTTCTCGTGTGTGTCATTGGgaactattttatcttttgaagatgCTTATATTCAGCGACCTAATTTTGTTTGGTATATTCAGCAACCCGATTTTGTTTGGTCCCCAACAACCTAATGCTGTATTTATCAATGGAATTTTATATGAGACCTCTATTAGAGGCTTGTGAGTGCTTTTGATGTAGCTATTGGATGCTACAGTTTTGTTCAAGTGCCTTCTCTGGGAAGGGCTTTTGATGTAGCCATTGGATGCTACACTTTTGTTGGgatgccttctttgggaagggcaTTTGATGGTGGTGTTTTTCGCTGCTGATGGTTTTGTTTGGCTGATTCGACACAACGTTTGTTTATCTACTGATATTTGATGTGTTTGAGCTGATAATGTTGTTGGCCTTATGATGATTGATTGGAGTTCTCTCTATGCTCATTGAAGTTCTTGTTGGTCCAAGTTGGAGCTTTCTTTTGCtatatgtatactccagcttgagggggagtgttagagcgTGTGTGTCAGTTGGAAGTCTATGGATGTAAATAGACCTCCATACCATGGAATGGTATTTGTTACAAGTTATCTTTGTTAGTTAGACTTTCCTATTAGactttagagtcctactcggagTATGTAATTGTTTCAGATTTAATAAAAAGAGACTAGCTGGCGATAGGTCGTAcatcacatctctctctctctctctctctctctctctctctcttcttcttcttcttcttcttcttcttcttcttcacaggtTCTGGTTTAGCTTTCTTCACATTTGCAAACAAGGTAAGCAACACAGACAAGTACTAATATATATATGAGCAATCTATAAGCAACCAAAATGGGTTTATCAGATCAGACAAGGTATAAAGATATACTTCCAAGATAGTAACAATTACAATTTTCATGCTGCTAACCTGCAGATGGCTCTGTTGACAGACTCATTCCACGTTTCCCAGGCCCAAGGCATCTAGCATCCTTCAAGTCTCTTTCAGCCGTTGTTATTACTGGATTCAACCCCTCAACAGCAGGAAGGAAATTCTGATCTATAACTTCATTCAATTCAGTAGACTTATAATATATTGACAAAGAGTGAGCAGAAATATTTGGCCTCTCCTGATCAACCCTGTTATTAGACAGCTTCCTTAAGTCGGTTACTCTTGCCTGCATGAAGAATGGGGTGGTTCTTCCAGCTGCAGCAATTTCTCTTTTGGAATCAGATGCCTGCTCCACCCTCACATTATTCCTTGGGACAATAACAGGAATCACATCTGACTTGTTGAAGACTGGATGACTGGATGTTGAATGAGACTTGGCAATACTCCTCTTTAGAGTTGCTGCACTAGGTGCTGCCACCGCACTTGACACAATGGTCTTTGGAACAGAGCTTAAACTGACCCTTTGCGGAGTACCAGGAATACTTCCTGTAGCTTTATTCAGTACGTGGAACCAACAATAAGAAAATGTGTTTAACTTTAggcataaaaggaaaatttttgttCAAATACAACATACATGATAAATTTTTGGCTTCCTTCATAGGATCGGAATTTTGCGAAACCAATAGCCTCCCCCAAGTTTTTGTTTCCTTAACTACAGTATCAGAATTGTGTATAGCTGATATCCTCCCAGTGCTAATCTTTGCACTGTTGTCAGTTAGTACAGATAGATTCCCAATTGAAGTAGATTTCAGTTCTGGGTGACTGTTTGATCGAGCCGCACTAGCAATTGCATATGGTTCAATGCGCTATGGTACAAAACATCAATTATTAGAAGCCATACATCAGCTTGAAATCACATCTACCACAAAACCATCAGAAAAACAATAGCACATTCAAACTATATAGAGGTAAATCTGAAAGGTACCGAAATATCCACGACCCACACTCCGACACAACTTTGATTATAGGAGCACCCAAGAAGTTTCCCTTCATGAATGTTCAAATCCGACAATCTAGACCATCCCACATCCACAGCATCATGGCATCTTATTGGCTCCCAAGAGAAAATCTAGAAAATGGCATCCAGAAGATCAGTTTGAAACCAAACAAACATGGAATATTATTATATCTTGATAAGTGCATCCCTTAtgtaaaaagaaagagagaatttacCTTCAGACTTTCATGCAAACCACATAGTAGGGTTCTTCCATCAGGATTGAAGGTCATAGAACGCACTCCTGTGGCCTGAAACAGCAAAAGTTCAATGAAATCGCATGCCCATGATAAACAGGGGATGCAAaaatggttctctctctctctctctctctctctctctctctctctctctctctctctctctctctctctcttttctgggTGGGGGGTTCTATTTTGAATACTTCAAAGCCAATTTCAACCAAAGCATAAGTAGAAATTAATAAGATACCTCAGGACCAGCTGAACCAATCAGCTCAAAAGTTTCAAGGTCCCAGAATTTAACAGTTCTATCTGCCGAACCTGTACAAGTGGAAGAGATCCCCCAAAAAATAGCAGCTTGACTAGGTTAGGCAACTGAAAACACAAGTCTTAAAGGGAAAGAACAGTGGACAAGAAGAAGGTTTCCTTCTGCCTCACCAAGAACATAGTAAAGATGCCAAGGAAGTTTACTACATCTAGATCTGCATGGGAGGCCTGCTGATCTTAAATAAATCAACTTATTATATTGTCACTATATGGTTAAGTTCAAGGATGGAGACCTGACTCTTGACTCAAAAGACTTTCTGTGCAGGATAAATGGTTTTCAGGCCCACCCAGAGGCAGTCCATGTATTCACCGGACAATTAAATCAGATTCCCTTAGATTCCACGCACACACAAAATAAGTAAAGCATAGAGCCAACAATCATGTGCAAACTGCACCACTGTGTAAACAATTCAAGTTAATACAATAGCTAGGCAAGCATTCAGCTAACCGTAAAAATTAGATTTTCATCTTCATTAAGACTGCATAGTCAATACTAGACAGAAAATTGCAACACTGCATAAAATGGTACAAATTGATGTACGGTACATGGAAAATATTTGGCAAACATGGTTATAATCAAGTAATCAATATATTCAccttaaccttaaaataaatttcaaGCTTGAGATACAGGATCCACATAACCAGCTTCCCAAGTTTCAGGTGAACAactttatatatgaaaaataaaaaagagaaacaaacaaacaaacaaaagaagtaAACAGCTTATGCAAAAGGTTCTCTAGGTCAGCAGCTACTTCTGCAATGTGGAGGCTGACATGGTTCTTCTGACTATTGGATAGAGCACCCTTGCATTATCTGCTTGTCAGATTTCATGGCCCGTCTCAACCACATGGTTTATCATCTTGCAAATTTTCTCCCCCATATTTTCAGTAGTCAAGGCAATGGAATGCTGATGTAGCAGTCCTGATCACTGAATAGATTGAAGACGACCTGGATTGGACACCTATCAAATTTTGTATGAAATTAGTACACATGTGGCACAATTGACAGGTCTTTTGGTCTAGATGTGGATAGCTAATGATCctaagagaatttttttttcgtaGGCCCATATGATTACCAACAAGTAACAGGCATTATGCAGATTCACTGCAACCAAAActaaaaaatcctaacaattgCAACTGGTAGTGGCAAAGACCACAGATTCTCTTTGAAGGATTGTCTAACTACTATATCTAAAATAAGTGACAGTAAACCCTCCACATTCAGTTTTTATGAATTTGGAAAATATGCCACTTATCCAAAAACTAGTCTATCACCAACAACGTAATACATTCTCCTTTAGCAGTAAAGAACATATTAtttttagaagaaaatcaagaacagACTGGACATTGTTGCTAGGGCTTAAAAATCTTGAGCTAATATCCTCTTCTCTTTTGTTAATACAAGcttcttttttactttaaaaaGGGATTTGACAATGGCTGAAAGATACATCACTCAAGTATgacaaataaaagagataatgtAGGCTTACAAGAGAATGTTTAACACTCAACCATTGCTTAtagtttctctttattttccccctttggataaatttaaaattattattgatGGTATTCCTCTTTAAAAAAACGCTTGCTAAAGGACAATTGAGGATTCAGGTGGCAGAAAATTAGTAAGCTCCTTGCAAGAATCAAATCTCATTTGGACCTGTAGCCAGTAAGCTCAACATCATATGTCATTACAACCAGATGCTAAAAGAAAcatgatgcagatacggctgccctttcttggttggaccagcatgaccggctttggaagccaagagccaagaagaaccggtccagcccagggttttggtccaacaagggttggaaataaaattagtagtttacccagtattttatttcatgcttttagtttccaaacttgaacgtaggagtaggatttatttccttgctttggtttccttttatagttgttttCTAATTTatgctagtttccatttcagttaagtttctaatttcatgttcctatttttctatatattggttgtaatcgactgaagatttagagagtaatttgattattgaatgaatgtgtgagtgtgatctccttttccccatctctactctgatttcccctcccttccctaagggttctccatcaacttggtatcagagccgaaggatcctattccttccccatctttcttcttccctttccattcTCTGTGTCTGATTCCACCGAAACTGAGAACACAGAANNNNNNNNNNNNNNNNNNNNNNNNNNNNNNNNNNNNNNNNNNNNNNNNNNNNNNNNNNNNNNNNNNNNNNNNNNNNNNNNNNNNNNNNNNNNNNNNNNNNCTGGTTTAACCTGGTTACTAAACATAGAGGCCCATACCTGCAACAATCTGGCTTCCAGTGGCTGAGGACGCCATGAACAAGACATCATTAAGCCATTTCCCTTGTTTTTGTGTTGCTTTTTGGTGTTGAGACTTGTGTTGTTGGAGCAGTCATACATGGTTATTTAAGCATTGAATATGCGACTGACTCAATGTAGGTCATGATTAGTCAAACCTTTCAGTATGGTGTATTATTGAAAAGATTTCAGTATTATGTATTTAAGTCTAGGCTTGGTGGTAAGGTCTCCTGCTGTTTGTAAGGTCCCAGCTGTCAGATCCCGCTTcatatggggttttttttttggggggggggggcaggtggtggtggaggGTTAGGGGAATAATCATTCCACCTAAAAAAAGGGTCTTTCAGTATTTTAGAGAAAGTGAAATTCTAACTAATTTCGTGCCTGTTGGTTCTGCAGAATCAAAACCTGATTGCACCAAGGATGCAACAACCATGATTTCTAGTGCTGCTTCACGAAGGGACATGTCAACACAGATGAGTCCCGAGGGTAGCACCCATTCGTCTCCCAAGGGGAGGCCTtcattctctccctctccccttcccTTGCTCCTTCCAACGGTGGAGCTGCAGAGCCTCAATTCTTCTAAGTCAGATGTCAGAGATGTTCAGGTAGATGAGCGAGTAACTGTGACCAGATGGTCCAGAAAACATAGTACCCAACAGCCTGAGAAAGGTTCAACTGGTGCCGAGATCTGGAGAAAGGAAGCTTCAGAAGCTCAAGTTTCAGCTTGGGAAGTTGCCGATACTACAAAATGCAAGTCAAAGTGTGCATCCTCTGCTCTTCTTTTTGATTTtgtatattttgtttttccatatATAAAAACAGCTATAGCAAACACATTACACAGTTGTGAATAATTATTGTTGGAACGACATGTGTCACCTTCTTGCAGGCTTAAAAGGGAGGAATCCAAGATCACTGAATGGGAAAATTTGCAGAAAGCAAAGGCTGAAGCAGCAATACGGAAACTAGAGGTTCTGCTTTGTgacctttccttctcttttatcCTTTTGAAGTTGAGAATTGTGGTTAAAAGGTAAGGGATTATAAATTCGAAGTTTTCCTCTATGTTTGCTTCGTTACCTAGCACGTGTTAAaatcgaaaaagaaaaaaggtcgTAAGTGATAATGAGATGGAGATCGCTGTGTATCAAGTGCTGTTTAGatagaaaaaaatgttttatcCATCCATGTAATAGAGGTTTTCTGATTTGGCTCACTGAGGAACCTTCTTAGGAAATACTTGCTCATCCATGTGTTGAGATGATCTGTCCCATTCAGACTGCCCATCTGAGAGATAACCATTTTAACTGGATTCCCAATCCTCTTTAATGCCCCATTGTGGGGATATCCATGAGTTCATACATGAAAGGTAAAATGCATCTAGAAAATACATTATACATCCAGTTTTGTTAGATAAAATTTTCCGAAACACCTGTTGCATGCCTTTCATTCTCTCTTGATTGGCCTCTGTGGTGCTATGAAGAATCATATTCTTCTCTCTGGTTGGCTATGTTTATGGGAACCTTGTCCTTGTCATCTGCATATAAGGATTTTCCCAttaaaaatcattaaaatatttAACCTTTCTATTTGGGATTTAATATAAAACATGACAGGAAAATATGCTTCCGTTGGCAATGTGGTTTTAGGCTATGaatctcttcccccccccccggccCGTGCCCAAGCAAGACCTCATTTCTTTTTTGCATACAAGTGTGATTCTAGCTGAAACTTGCCAAATGAGATGCGAGActaataattttgaaaatatttggaGAGCCTCTATAGCTGCCATGTGTATGATTCATGCCCATGAAAACTACGCAAGTAGAGTTCACGTACAAAATtagaaagagaaaccctaagAAGAGGACCATCCAGAAAACTTGTTCctatattaattattattttctcttttttgtgtgtgtgcatgTTTGTGAATATTTTTAGTATGGTGCAGTGCCTGCCTTAATAAGATAAATAGCATAGGGGAATACCCCTGCTCTATATATTCTCATTTGTCTGTTTCACCGATTAGAAAGTTTGATTCAGATGAAACTGGAGAAGAAGCGATCATCTTCAATGGAAAAGATCATGAACAAGCTGAGATCAGCTCAGAAGAAGGCACAAGAAATGAGGAACTCGGTATCTTTGAGCCAGGATGATCAGGTCCCTCAGAGTTCCAGTAGGACCCTGTCCTTTAGTAAGACTCAGCATATGGGTTCCTTTAGTGGTTGCTTCACCTGCCATGCCTTCTGATGATCATGCAGTGCATGGTTGTTCTCTCTCTACCTTTGAACACgtaacttctctctctctctccgacacacacacacacacacacacacacacacacaaaatctGTATATTCTTGTTGTCTGATAAAACAAAAGTACCTCTAGGTCTGCCTGATTGGCTGCTCACTGTTCTCAACTACATTTTCAACAATTGCAGTTTGTTTTTGGGACCCAACTGGCAAGGGTTGCTGGTATCACATGATAAACTTGTGTTCAATTTAGTAACTGGTACTTTGTTGCTTCTCTGCTTCATACCCTTTTATGTGCCAACTACACCCTATACCCCCGGGCTGGGCTTCTGGACAGATAACACTTCcccaataagaaaaataaaggaaattcATTTTACacaaatttttatattaattaatttatttttttgcttatttaagAAATTTAGTAATGGTGGAATAGTGAAGCGCTATTATTATTGCCCAAAGTGAAATATCCCTTGGGCCTTGGGGCAGTTCTGGAATAGGTAAACATGAGTGATGAAGAAGGTCCCAAATAAGATGGATGGTTTTGAGTCTCCCATGTCAACCTTCATATGACAAAACACCACCACCCACAGTTACATTATTGAAATATATTACAATTGCAACCTGTACTTGGTATTAAATTGGGAAGGGGAGAAAGTTGTAACACTGAACTGACCTTGAGAaatgtgacatttttttttttcttttcctacgTAGGAAAGCAAATTACGTCCCTAAGTTTTGTATGAACAATTTTTATCTGCTTGTTAGAATTCATATTAGAGAAGTGGTGGAGACCTGTGGTCATCGAGTTAGGAATCCTAATTAGCCGGTGGTCATCTGAGAGTTTGTGCCTGTGGCCACTTCTTTACCAGTAacattttattaaattttcGAAAAACGTCAtttcctctccccccccccccNNNNNNNNNNNNNNNNNNNNcccccccccccctttaatGTTCCTGCTATGAAACAATTCCATTAAAAGATGATATCCGAATTGAATTCTCTATGTTCAATGGTTGTTTCTCTTTGCATTGATTGGACTCTGTTACTCTGTTCCGTATTTTGTTATAACAATGAAACGATAATATCTTTGGGCAGTTAGAGAAGAAATCGCAGTGAGATGTGGGACGAAGATGAGTATTGACGTGGACTGGAATAGTTtagtattgatgcagcatggaGGACTAGCTCCCAGAGGCCCACCTTGGGCAGCATTCGTCGGGATATGATGTATGTAAAGAATGTCAATAATTGGTTTGCAGTGCAATGGAAGTGTGTTTCTTTAATTTAAAAGACTTATCAAGCCCAAGCGTGACAATCACGCCCAATTCCAAAATAAGAATTCCAGGACAGATAACAACTGTTTGGCTCGGTGCGCTAAAAAGCCTATGCTCACCGAGAGGTCTCGGGTTAAAGTTGCAACCTATTGACAAGTGGGAAAAGAGT is part of the Macadamia integrifolia cultivar HAES 741 unplaced genomic scaffold, SCU_Mint_v3 scaffold_110A, whole genome shotgun sequence genome and harbors:
- the LOC122070786 gene encoding katanin p80 WD40 repeat-containing subunit B1 homolog KTN80.4-like (The sequence of the model RefSeq protein was modified relative to this genomic sequence to represent the inferred CDS: added 102 bases not found in genome assembly) — its product is MTFNPDGRTLLCGLHESLKIFSWEPIRCHDAVDVGWSRLSDLNIHEGKLLGCSYNQSCVGVWVVDISRIEPYAIASAARSNSHPELKSTSIGNLSVLTDNSAKISTGRISAIHNSDTVVKETKTWGRLLVSQNSDPMKEAKNLSSTGSIPGTPQRVSLSSVPKTIVSSAVAAPSAATLKRSIAKSHSTSSHPVFNKSDVIPVIVPRNNVRVEQASDSKREIAAAGRTTPFFMQARVTDLRKLSNNRVDQERPNISAHSLSIYYKSTELNEVIDQNFLPAVEGLNPVITTAERDLKDARCLGPGKRGMSLSTEPSADDAQVHKVNREDCSFDIQKRGKAHSLVANWEERESSPYEGPTSSNSSETTSAVNVLFNTRGRPSSMEKETVSTSNEDAISDLMEQHDQFVGSM